From the genome of Desmodus rotundus isolate HL8 chromosome 2, HLdesRot8A.1, whole genome shotgun sequence, one region includes:
- the STK11IP gene encoding serine/threonine-protein kinase 11-interacting protein: MTTALRDSLLWKLAGLLRESGDVVLSGRSTLSLLTATLQQLNHVFELYLGPWGPAQTGFVALPSHPTDSPVILQLQFLFDVLQKTLSLKLIHVPGAGLPEPIKIFPFKSLRQLELRGVPVHRLHGLRGIYSQLETLICSRSIQTLEELLSACGGDLCSALPWLALLSADFSCNALTALDTSLRLLSALRFLNLSRNQLQDCKGFLMDLSELCHLDISYNHLCSVPRMGPSGAALGTLILRGNELQGLHGLEQLRNLQHLDVAYNLLEEHRVLSPLWLLAELRKLYLEGNPLWFHPAHRVATAQYLSPRARDAASGFLLDGKVLSLTDFQTSTSSEAPPLSWPVGSTTETSGGADLSDSLSSGGIVAPPPIRRFKSRVRVRRASISEPSDTDPEPRTQDPSPAGRFVQQHRELELMNSFREQFGCDWLQYRNHLETSGIPVLASSKTPALSTLHPDTLSPETVPSPPPPEKESPQEVTEEVSVGLEPQEEEEMEEQGEEEEEEEKEQDEVEAELELYRPLLVCPLEGPQGVRGKERFLRVTSGHLFEVELQAAQTLERLELQSLEAAEVEFETQAQREPLPEGSEPPPTAPVLVLRFSYICPNRHLRRYVVLEPDAHAAVQELLAVLTPAATEAQHQYGEARDQLAGRLQCLRCGHDFKPGETRSGLDSVEGGGSQFQSTESPAVCPNCGSDHVVLLALSVGAPSGEQRQEEQLPAFLQSPSTVCDPPSDGDHSARTDSTPSQALVSHDCHRWSLSPPPERCGLRSVDHRLRLFLDVEVFTDAQEEFQCCIKVPLVLAGHPGECLCLVVVSDHRLYVLKVTGEICGPPASWLQPTLVIPLQDLSHIELGLAGQSLRLEWASGAGSCVLLPRDARHCQAFLEELTDVLRALPPAWRSSVSATEEEVTPKHRLWPLLEGASSLEPPRFFYLQMFLVEGPAMCPVSLLLTLSTLYLLEEDLVGSQAEPPLPAASGEGSEKAVLSGPGPSFCVREQQPLSSLSSVVLYRMAPEDLRLVFYDEVSRLESFWALRVVCSEQLTALLAWIREPWEQLFSIGLRTVTQEALDLDR, encoded by the exons ATGACGACCGCCCTGCGGGACTCCCTGTTGTGGAAGCTCGCGGGGCTGCTGCGGGAGTCCG GAGATGTGGTCCTGTCTGGCCGTAGCACACTGAGCCTGCTGACTGCCACGCTGCAGCAGCTGAACCACGTATTTGAGCTGTACCTGGGGCCATGGGGCCCTGCCCAGACAGGCTTTGTggctctgccctcccaccccaccgaCTCCCCTGTCATCCTCCAGCTTCAGTTCCTCTTCGATGTGCTGCAGAAAACGCTCTCACTCAAG ctgatcCATGTCCCTGGTGCTGGCCTTCCAGAGCCCATCAAGATTTTTCCCTTCAAGTCCCTCCGGCAGCTGGAG CTCCGAGGTGTCCCTGTCCACCGCCTTCATGGCCTCCGTGGCATCTATTCCCAGCTGGAGACCCTGATTTGCAGCAGGAGCATCCAGACGTTAGAG GAGCTCCTCTCAGCCTGTGGCGGTGacctctgctctgccctgccctggctggctctGCTTTCTGCTGACTTCAGCTGCAATGCGCTGACTGCCTTAGACACCTCCTTG CGTCTCTTGTCAGCTCTGCGCTTCTTGAACCTGAGCCGCAATCAGCTCCAGGACTGCAAGGGCTTCCTGATG GACTTGTCTGAGCTCTGCCACCTGGACATCTCCTATAACCACCTGTGTTCGGTGCCGAGAATGGGACCCTCCGGGGCTGCTCTGGGGACCCTGATACTGAGGGGCAATGAGCTCCAGGGCCTGCATG GCCTAGAGCAGCTGAGAAACCTGCAGCACCTGGATGTGGCATACAACCTGTTGGAAGAACATAGGGTGCTGTCACCGCTGTGGCTGCTGGCTGAGCTCCGCAAG CTCTACCTGGAGGGAAACCCTTTGTGGTTCCACCCGGCGCACCGCGTGGCTACCGCCCAGTACTTGTCCCCTCgagccagggatgctgcttcTGGA TTCCTTCTTGATGGAAAGGTCTTGTCACTGACTGATTTTCAG ACCTCCACATCCTCAGAGGCCCCACCTCTGTCCTGGCCAGTGGGGAGTACCACTGAAACCTCAGGTGGCGCTGACTTGAGTGACAGCCTGTCTTCTGGGGGCATTGTGGCCCCACCCCCGATTCGTAGGTTTAAG AGCCGCGTTCGTGTGAGGCGGGCCAGTATCTCGGAACCCAGTGATACGGACCCAGAGCCCCGGACCCAGGACCCCTCCCCGGCTG GACGGTTTGTACAGCAACACCGGGAACTTGAACTTATGAACAGCTTCCGGGAACAGTTTGGCTGTGACTGGTTACAGTATAGGAATCACCTGGAGACCTCTGGGATCCCTGTCCTGGCTTCTTCCAAGACCCCTGCCCTTAGCACCCTGCACCCGGACACTCTGAGCCCGGAGACTGTGCCCAGCCCGCCACCCCCGGAGAAGGAGTCCCCACAGGAAGTGACAGAGGAGGTCAGCGTGGGGCTGGAGccacaggaggaagaggagatggaggagcagggagaagaggaagaagaggaggagaaggagcaggatGAAGTAGAAG CGGAACTGGAACTCTATCGTCCCTTATTGGTGTGTCCCCTGGAGGGGCCTCAGGGTGTGCGGGGCAAGGAGCGCTTTCTCCGGGTTACCTCGGGCCACCTGTTCGAGGTGGAACTCCAAGCAGCTCAAACCCTGGAACGGCTCGAGCTCCAGAGTCTGGAGGCAGCAGAAGTAGAGTTTGAGACCCAAGCCCAGAGGGAACCCCTGCCCGAG GGCTCAGAGCCGCCACCCACGGCCCCCGTCCTTGTTCTGCGCTTCTCGTACATTTGCCCGAACCGGCACTTGCGGCGCTATGTGGTGCTGGAGCCTGATGCCCACGCTGCTGTCCAG GAACTGCTTGCTGTGTTGACCCCAGCAGCCACCGAGGCTCAGCATCAGTACGGGGAAGCGAGGGACCAGCTAGCAGGCAGACTCCAGTGTCTGCGCTGTGGCCACGATTTCAAGCCAGGGGAGACCAGGTCGGGCCTGGACAGTGTGGAAGGTGGAGGGTCTCAGTTCCAAAGTACAG AGTCTCCTGCTGTGTGTCCCAACTGTGGTAGTGACCACGTGGTTCTCCTGGCTCTGTCGGTGGGGGCCCCCAGcggggagcagaggcaggaagagcaGTTGCCAGCTTTCTTGCAGTCTCCCAGCACTGTCTGTGACCCTCCCAGTGACGGGGACCACAGTGCCAGGACTGACAGCACCCCATCTCAGGCACTGGTCTCCCATGACTGCCACAGGTGGAGCCTCAGCCCCC cccctgaGCGCTGTGGCCTCCGCTCTGTGGACCACCGGCTCCGGCTCTTCCTGGATGTTGAGGTGTTCACTGATGCCCAGGAGGAGTTCCAGTGCTGCATCAAG GTGCCATTGGTGTTGGCAGGCCACCCTGGGGAGTGTCTTTGTCTTGTGGTTGTGTCTGACCACAGGCTTTATGTGTTGAAGGTGACAGGGGAGATCTG TGGGCCTCCAGCAAGCTGGCTGCAGCCAACCCTGGTCATTCCCCTCCAGGATCTGAGTCACATAGAGCTGGGCCTGGCAGGACAGAGCCTGCGGCTAGAGTGGGCATCTGGGGCGGGCAGCTGTGTCCTGCTGCCCCGAGATGCCAGGCATTGCCaggccttcctggaggagctcactg ATGTCTTGCGggctctgcccccagcctggaggagcAGCGTCAGTGCCACGGAGGAGGAGGTGACCCCAAAGCACCGACTGTG GCCACTGCTGGAAGGAGCCTCTTCCCTGGAGCCTCCCCGGTTCTTCTACCTTCAGATGTTCCTGGTTGAAG GCCCTGCTATGTGTCCCGTGTCCCTGTTGCTGACTCTGTCCACCTTGTACCTGTTAGAGGAGGACCTTGTGGGGTCCCAGGCAGAGCCCCCTCTTCCAGCGGCATCTGGCGAAGGCTCTGAGAAGGCCGTGctctctgggccaggcccttCCTTCTGTGTCAGGGAGCAGCAGCCCCTCAGCAGCTTGAGCTCGGTGGTGCTGTATCGCATGGCGCCGGAGGACCTGCGGCTGGTTTTCTACGAtgag GTGTCCCGGCTCGAGAGTTTCTGGGCACTCCGTGTGGTGTGTTCGGAGCAGCTGACGGCCCTGCTGGCCTGGATCCGGGAGCCCTGGGAGCAGTTGTTTTCTATTGGACTCCGGACTGTGACCCAGGAGGCTCTAGACCTTGACCGGTGA